From the Candidatus Zymogenaceae bacterium genome, the window TGTCGGACGCGGGACGAGAGCAGGCGAGAGCCCTTGTGGGATTCATCGCCGATGTCATGGGAGCCGACTTCAGGATAAAAAAGGCGGTCTCCTCCCCGGCGGTGCGATGCATCGAGACGGCGCTGATCGTCCTGGACGCGCTTTCCGCGGATACGCTCAGGCGGCTGGACACCGACCCGAGGCTGATGGCCGCAAAAGAGCCGATGGAATCCGATCAGCTCCACCGCGCCCTGATCGATTACGCATGCGACGGGATGCTCGTCTCTTTGCACGCGGACCTCGCCAACGCCCTCCCAAAGCGGGACACCATCCCCAATACGGCCGACGGCTGGTTTCAGACACGGCCCGTGCTCTGCCTTCTGGACTGGGAGCCGGATCGAGGCCTTGAGGAAAGTCGAATACTGAGACTTCTGGGGCCGAACGGAGCCCCCCTGCTTCCCCCCGAGGCCCCGTCCGACACGCCGCTTCTCGGCTGAAAGGAGATCGCTCATGAACACGCCGAACAACCTCATGCCCGGCGCCGAACCCTTCGAGTTTCCCTCCCCCACGGGAAGCGACAGGGCGGTGCTTTTGATCCACGGACTGACCGGCACGCCGTCCGAGATGCGCTTCCCCGCATCCGTCCTCAACGAGGCGGGCTACCACGTCCGCGCGCCGCTCCTGCCGGGGCACGGCACCGCCATCGCCGACCTGAATAAAACCACCTGGCGCGACTGGTACGGTGAGGCGGAGCGATCTTTCCTTGAGCTGAAGAAGGGCTTTCAAACGGTCTTCGTCGCGGGGCTCTCCATGGGAAGCATGATGACGCTGAATCTCTTGATCCATCATAATGACGACATCGCCGCCGCCGGGGTCATGGCACCGCCCTTTCATTTTATCGACTGGAAGGCCAACGTCATCCTCCCCGTCGTCACCCCCCTCGGCATCCCCCGGCTCATCGGGGACATCCCCGAGGATGTCGATG encodes:
- a CDS encoding histidine phosphatase family protein, translating into MRIILITHAETNTHPPRCLSDAGREQARALVGFIADVMGADFRIKKAVSSPAVRCIETALIVLDALSADTLRRLDTDPRLMAAKEPMESDQLHRALIDYACDGMLVSLHADLANALPKRDTIPNTADGWFQTRPVLCLLDWEPDRGLEESRILRLLGPNGAPLLPPEAPSDTPLLG
- a CDS encoding alpha/beta fold hydrolase — encoded protein: MNTPNNLMPGAEPFEFPSPTGSDRAVLLIHGLTGTPSEMRFPASVLNEAGYHVRAPLLPGHGTAIADLNKTTWRDWYGEAERSFLELKKGFQTVFVAGLSMGSMMTLNLLIHHNDDIAAAGVMAPPFHFIDWKANVILPVVTPLGIPRLIGDIPEDVDDVSGQRTHVCYGRTSVSAGASLVMLSRRVKRRLGRITAPVIVIMSRHDSIVDPKSARIVYDRIASEKKRLVMLEKSLHTVTVDVEKEKVADELVGFFRKF